Genomic segment of Bartonella bacilliformis KC583:
AAGTGCTTCACACACATAAATATTCCCAAGACCTGCAACAATAGACTGATCAAGCAAAGCAGCTTTGAGAGATGTCTTCTTATTGATAAAAGCCTTTTGTAAATAAGCCCCAGAAACCGCATTGTCTATAGGTTCAAGCCCTAGATTCCTTAAAAGCGGATGTTCATAAAGTCTCATTGTATCTGCTAAAAGCATAAAACCAAAACGACGAGAGTCATTATAAATAAGACGATATATTTTACCGTTTGTTGCTTGAAAACTCATGATGAAGTGATCATGCGCAACCAATTTACCCATATAAGAGTGCTTTTTCCTTAAAAGATCATCCTCTACACGCCATGATCCTGACATTCCCAAATGACTTACAATCGTTTCATTCTGTGATAAATGAAACAATAAATATTTTGCACGCCGACTAAGCTTTATGATTATTCTACCTGTAAGACGCTCAGAAAACGACTCTGGAAAAGGAAATCGTAGATTTTTACAGCCCAGTGAAACAGATATAATCCTTGAACCCATCAAAACTGGCTCAAGACCACGACGAACCGTTTCTACCTCAGGAAGTTCAGGCATTTATCTTTTTATCTTACAAACACAGTGCTGTTAAAAAAATAACAATATTAAGCCCACTCTCCCCGACGAAATACAGGAACTCTCGTACCAGCCTGCGTAATACCATCTATATCGATCTCACCTGATCCAATCATCCAATCAATATGAATGATACTCTTATTACCACCACGCATTGCGATCTCTTCTGCTGTCAACGATGACCCACCTAAGAAACATTTGGAATAACACTGCCCTAACGCAATATGGCATGCAGCATTTTCATCAAATAATGTATTATAAAAAAGTAATCCACTCTTAGAAATGGGTGAAGAATGCGGAACAAGAGCAACCTCACCTAATCGACTTGCACCTTCATCACTTTGTAAAACCTGTTGTAAGACTTGCTGACCTAACGAAGCACGCGCATCAACAATACGCCCCGCTTCAAAACGCACCTCAATATTATCAATCAGTGCTCCTTGATAAGATAGTGGTTTCGTTGAACGAACAAAACCTTCAACCTTATAAGCATGAGGGGTAGTAAACACTTCTTCAGTTGGAATATTAGGATTACAAACAACACCGTTTTGAGCTATAGAAGCTCCCCCCTGCCATTCATGCTCATCAGCCAGACCAACGATTAAATCAGTGCCGGGCCCTGTAAAATGCAAAGCAGAAAAACGCTGCTCATTGAGCCATGATGAACGCTTTTTTAAACTTGTATTATGTGCATTCCATGCATGCACTGCATCATTTTCTATAATGCGTGAAGCAGAAAAAATCGCATCAGCTAATTTTTTAACGGCTTCATCAACTGGCAAATCAGGAAACATCGTCTTAGCCCATCCTACTGTGGGATAAGCAATAATTGACCAATTAATAGCAAAATTGGATATTTTGTTAAGAGCGGGTTTATAAGCCATTGAAGAGGCCTTATTCAACCGTGTTACTTTATCTAAGTCTTGATTAGAAAGAAGTGAGGGGTTATCACCAACAATCGCTAAACGCGCTGCACCATTTTCAAAAGCTTTCGCTATTCCCTCGTAAAGCCAAGAAGGTGCACAATCAAAACTTTCAGCATGTGCATTTTCGAAGCGCATTAATACCAGAGCTTCATCGCCCAAAATTGGTGTAATAACACCAGCACCAGCTTTATAAGCATGATAAGCAATACGTCGTACCAAAGGTAAAGCTTCAACTGGAGCCGTCAGAACAAGATCTTGTCCTTTTTGTAGATTAAGCCCTACTTTTACTGCAACTTCTGCAAGATGATCAAGCATTTCAGGAAAAATCGCCTTCATATGAATGTCAAAGCACATCACCAATACCTCTTTGGTTATAAACAATTATCGAATTCTGTAACGCTCTTCTAACATTGCAACAACTGCATTTAACTTACTTTGTGAAGGAATAGCATACACCTGAACTAATTTACTACCCTGCATCCTATCAGTACGATTAGGTGAAGGCATAGGAATGGGAATTGTACTAAGTTGCGCAACAGCAAAAGAAGAAGATATATCTATTTTATTTTTCCGCTTTACCTCCATTGAAGCAAACGCTTTTTGAATCTCATTTTCTTTTGTTTCTCTCTTGTCCAGATCTAAATCGACAAAGCTCGGTACATTACCGGAACGTTCTTGAGCAAAAGCAAAAGAAACATCGTAAGGGCGGTCATTAATAGGAACCTGAAGCGACCCATTACGCGCCCGCTTTTCATAAAAAGCATTTCCCCCTGCTACACGAACATAGTGCATATTCTTATATGGAAAAGACAATCCAGCGGTATGAAAAAACATGGCGTTTTTACTTTTTTTATCTCTTTCACCACGTAAAACAGCATCTGCTGCTTCTTTAACACGAGCAACAGACGCCCGCTCAGTCATAGGACGCGTTAACACACCAGGAGCAAATTGTTTGCGCTGACCAACAACACCACAAATTGTCTTTGGATAAGCCGTTGAATTAACACGATTCATAACAACCGTGCCAACAGCAATCATACCTTCACGACTTGAACGATTGGATTCAAAATACATTGCACGCATCAAACATTGGCGCTCTGTCAGTGGATATACAGTTTCCTTAGCTTTTTTATTATCATCTACCTTTTTTATACCCAAATAATTTGCAGAGCAGCCCGCCGTAATAAACGATAATAAAGAAAGTGCAACAATCATAATCCAACGATTTTTTTTCATCTTATGCAATAAGTTCCTATGTTTCTGAAAACAATAAAATGAGGATAAACTCTAAATGTAAATTGAAGAAATATATATCGCCAATTATTAGCTTTTCAGAAGATCTTAATACATAGAGTAATCAGGGAGAACTAATATATAAAAAATAATAAGAAAATCTTAATCTAAAGGATATTTCATTACCCGCATGATGCGTATTTAATAAATTATTCTATTCTTAATCGCTGAAGCAACTATTAATGTCTGAAATATTCTTTTGCCCACTTTCATTTTCTTTCAAGACTAGCGCTTAATCTATTTTCTTATCTTTCACTCCAACTTCATACGTAAGGTCATCACGAGGGCGATCAAAGGACATATAATGACCTGTTATAATATAATGCAGTGTTTCAGCGATATTGGTAACATGGTCTCCAATTCGTTCAACACTTTTTGCACAAAAAAGCAAATGCGTACAAACTGTAATATTACGCATATCCTCCATCATATAAGTCAAAAGCTCCCGAAAAAGAGACGTATACAAAGCGTCAATTTTATTATCACGGTCACGTACCGCATCAGTGCGATCCAATAATCGATGTGTATAAGCGTCTAACACTTCTTTTAGCTGATTGAGTGCCAAAGCTGTAATCGCTTCAAGCCCACGGTAAAAAGCAGCTGGTTGACGTATTTCTGAAATAGCAACCGCTCGCTTAGCGATGTTTTTTGCCATATCCCCAATCCGTTCAAGATCAGAAGAAATACGAATAGCACCAACAATTTCACGCAAATCAACAGCCATCGGTTGACGTCTACAAATAATCGTCATTGCTTTTTCATTAATATCACGTTCTGCTTCATCTAAAAATAAATCATCAGAAATTACCTTAGCAGCAAGATGAAGATCATCAGAAACAATCGATGCCAAAGAACATTCAATCATTCTCTCCGCATAATCACCCATCTCTACAATTTTTTCTGCTAAATATTTTAACTCTACATCATAAGAACGGACGGTATGACTCATAGACATATCGTATACTCCTCAATTCGACTTACCCGAAACGCCCTGTAATATAATCTTGCGTACGTTCCTCTTTCGGTGAAGTAAACATCATTTCAGTTTCACCAACTTCTACTAGATGCCCCAAATGAAACATAGCTGTATATTGAGAAACACGCGCAGCTTGTTGCATTGAATGTGTTACGATAACAATCGTATAATTTTCCCGTAACGCATCAATAAGTTCTTCAATACGTGCTGTTGCAATTGGATCAAGAGCTGAACATGGTTCATCCATCAAAATCACTTCAGGATTCACCGCAATAGCGCGCGCAATACATAAACGTTGTTGCTGCCCTCCTGACAAACTCGTCCCTGCCCCATGAAGGCGATCTTTTACCTCTTCAAATAACCCAGCCTGTCTCAAACTTTTTTCAACCACATCATGCAACTCAGCACGGGATTTCACTAAACCATGAATTCTTGGCCCATAAGCAACATTTTCAAAAATAGATTTTGGAAAAGGATTGGGTTTTTGAAAAACCATCCCAACACGTGTGCGCAATTCTACAACATCAATCTGAGAATCATAGATGTTCTCATCATCTAAAGTAACAAGACCCGTTACTTTAGCGCCTTCAATGATATCATTCATACGGTTAAAACAACGTAAAAAAGTTGATTTCCCGCAGCCTGAAGGGCCAATTAACGCAGTAACTTTATGTTTTAAGATATCAAGAGTAATGCCATGAAGCGCTTCTTTCCCTCCATAAAAAACTTTCACATTTTGACCGCGCATTTTGATCTTCATTACAGACCTAACCTTATTTAATATAAAAACTTTCTTTAAATTACCAACGCCGCTCAAATCGTCGCCGCAAAAGAACAGCTGCAATATTCATAACAGCAAGAAAAATCATTAATACAATAATAGCACCCGATGTCTTTTCGACAAAAGCTCGTTCTGCCTCACCAGCCCACATAAAAATTTGAACAGGCAAAGCAGTTGCTGGATCCATCGGCGTTGTAGGAATATTCGCAACAAAAGCAACCATCCCAACCAAAAGTAAAGGTGCTGTTTCTCCCAATGCCTGGGCTAAACCAATAATTGTACCAGTCAAAATACCAGGTGCAGCTAAAGGAACAACATGATGGAAAACCATTTGCGTTTTCGATGCTCCCAACCCTAAAGCTGCTGCACGAATAGAAAACGGAACAGCCCGCAAAGCAGAACGGGTAGCAATAATAATTGTTGGCAATGTCATAAGAGTTAAAACAAGCCCACCAACAAAAGACGCTGAACGCGGCATCCCACACACATTAATAAAAACAGAAAGCCCTAAAAGACCAAAAATAATCGAAGGAACCGCAGCAAGATTATTGATATTAATCTCTATCAAATCTGTCAATTTATTTTTGTGCCCATATTCTTCAAGATAAATAGCTGTTGCCATCCCAATAGGCAATGAACCCATTAAAACAATAATCATCATAAAAAGAGAGCCCATGATGGCGACACCTAATCCTGAAGTCTCAGGGCGACTTGATGCACCCGATATAAAAAAACCATAATTAAATGCCTGATAAAGCGTACCATCATCCGTTAAATGCTTCATCCACTCTATTCTTTGATCAAAAATCTTGCGATTTTTTCCTGTAACATGAAGATTAATCTGCCCTTTACAAGCTGAGTCAATGTCTGCTGCCGCTAAAACTTTAATTTTTTGTGTTGTTCCAATCAGATTTGGATTCTTTATCACCATATCACGCAACTGAACACGTATGCCATGAGAAAACATGCGGCTAACATTGCGCATCAATACCTGATCATTGTGATCTACTCCAAGTTTTGTAGCTAAAGCATTGCTTATAAGAAGCGGATAATTGGCAGTCATTAATATTTTTGGATTGATCATACGTTGTCCATTTGGATCAATTATTTTCTCGTCCAAATAAACCGATAATGCCATTTCGCTTTGAAAAAAAGCTGTATAACCTCGACTGATCACAGACCATAAAAGAATAGCCAAAAAGGACAAACCAATAAAAATGGCGATTAAACCATAAGCACGAAAACGACGCTCAGCCCAATAGCGACGTTTTAGGCCAATATTTCTACGATGAGAGAGAGAATGCTCTTTCATTCGTAGTGCTCTCGATATTTACGCACTATGTAAAGAGCAAAAATATTCATCAAAAGAGTAAAAACAAAAAGCGTCATCCCTAGAGCAAAAGCTACAAGAGTTTGTGGTGAATTAAACTCAAGATCACCGGTCAATTGATTAACAATTTTAACTGTCATCGTTGTCATTGCTTCAAATGGATTAAGAGTCAAATTCGCTGCAACACCTGCTGCTAAAACGACAATCATTGTTTCCCCGATTGCACGTGATGCTGTCAACAAAATTGCTCCCACAATCCCAGGAAGTGCTGCTGGTATAACAACTTTTTTAATCGTTTCAGATTGCGTTACTCCTAAGCCATATGAACCTTCACGCAAAGAATGTGGAACAGCAGTAATAATATCATCCGATAAAGATGAAACAAATGGGATGAGCATAATTCCCATCACTAAACCAGCAGTCAGAACACTTTGGGCCATGATAAAACCAGTTCCACCAGAAAGAGCAATAGAGAGATCACGCAAAAAAGGTCCAACAACCATCAAAGCAAAAAAACCATAAACAATTGTTGGGATACCAGCAAGTACTTCCAATAGTGGTTTTACAATTGACCGTAATTTACTAGAAGCATATTCAGCCATATAAATAGCAGCAAATAACCCAACAGGAACAGCAAAAATCATTGCCACAAACGCAATATAAAATGTACCGGCAAGTAACGGTATTAAACCAAATTGTCCGATCTCATCCCCAGAACCACTAGCTGAAAAACGGGGATCCCAAACCGTCCCAAAAAAGAAATTTGAAAACGGCACAAATTGAAAAAAACTAACCGTCTGAAAAAACATGGAAGCTACAATACCGATTGTTATTAAAACCGTCATCGTAGATGCACAAAACAACCCAATAATAATTAAACGCTCCACTTTATTGCGCACACGTTGATGTGGAGCAACATGCATCACTCCAAAGACAAAGCCACCAAACGCAATAATAAAAAGTAAAATACGCCCTATAAATTGCAATTTTTCAGAAAAAAAGTACCACGACTTTGCTATCCGCAACACATATTCCGGTGCCTCTACGGGCAAAACAAATCCCTTTGCTAACAATTGTGTCCGCACATCTCCATAAGAAGCAATAGACAGAATCTCCTCAAAATTGTGCATAATTTTGACTAAACTACAAATAGTCGCCCAAACAATATCACGATTAACAGTTTCTATTATAGATTCTTCTACAGCCTCAACTTCCTGCAAAGCACTATATTCTAAGTAAACTAAACTCCCACTATGCCAAGACATTAAAAAAACAAGGGCTGGAATAACAATCATTACAAATGTCCACCAACCATAATAATGTGCACGAGAATGCATTTTGAGTCCTGTCGACTCAAGATGAGAAGCTCGCATATAAGAAATGCAAAAGCCTATACAACCCAAAATTAATAGCAGTGAAATAACCAGAGACACGGGCATATTATCTTTTAATGTTTACAAAAAAGCAACACAGAAGAATCTATATATCAAAACTCAGAAAATCACTTCAAAGTCATCACTGTACTCGCAGAAAAAGAATCTCGTTGTTCTTGCCGTTCTTTTTCAGGAGCAATAACCAAACCATATTCAGCTAATGGACCATCTGGACCAATCATTTCCTCAGAAAGGAAAAAGTCAACATATTCCCATAAACCTGGTACAATGCCTAAATGCTCTTTTTTAACGTAAAAGAAAAGCGGACGCGAAACTGGATATTGACCACTGAAAATTGTTTCAGTGATTGGTTCAACATCATTAATACGTACAACCTTAATTTTGTCAGCATTATTTTCATAAAAAGACCAACTAAAAACACCAATACCTGTTTTGTGAGAAGTTAGACGAGCAAATGTCTCAGAATAATCTCCATCAATATCAATAGCCTTCCCATCCTTACGCACAGCAATGCATGCAGCATTAATCTCTTTATCATTCATCCCTAAAGCTTTCATCGCCTTAACGGCTCCACTGTCCTTACAGCCTTCAATGAGCAATTTTTCTTCAAAAACTTCACGTGTTCCATGTTTTTCACCAGGGATATAAACCGCAATCACCCAATCAGGAAGAGCACTATTAACCGCACTCCACTTTCTTACCTTATTTGGCTGCAATTTTCCATTCACCATAACCTGAGCAGCAAGAGCTTTATAAATATCTATTGGTCGTAATTCCCAATCAGGACCACTAATATCTGTTGCAAAAACAATCCCATCATACCCGATGCGAACTTCCTCAATATCTTTTACACCAGCATCAAAACAAGATCGTAACTCACTTGGTTTCATTGCGCGTGAGGTATTTACAATATCAATTGTACTCTTTCCAATACCACGACAAAATTCTTTAATACCAGCACCTGAACCGCCCGATTCGACGACTGGAATCCTAAAATTAGGATAAACTTCTCCAAATGTCTCAGCAACAATTTTTACATAAGGTAAAACTGTAGATGAACCTGCAATCTGAATTCGATCACGAGCATTGCTAACATCAACCAACGATGTAACCATGAAAATCAGTCCTACTCCAACCGATGATAATTTACTCATCTATAAATTCCCTAATGTTAAAAGGCCTTTTTTAGTATCATTGAAACAACTTAAATGCTCGTTTACAATCTGCAGCATACCACACAATCAAAAAATGTTTGTTACTTTATAACCAAATCACACTTTAGCCATCTATTCAAACAAATTTAACGCGAACGTTTGGATTCAATAATATCCCAAAAAAGAGAGGCTATATCTGCACCACCAAAGCGTTTAATTTCACGAATTCCTGTAGGAGAAGTAACATTAATTTCCGTTATATAATCCCCAATCACATCAATTCCTACAAGAAAAAAACCACGTTCCCGCAAGACTGAACCAATACGTGCACAAATTTCATGATCGCGTTCAGTCAAATCAGTATTTTCTGCTCGACCTCCAACATGCATATTAGAACGGACGTCCGTTTCTGCTGGAACACGATTAATCGCCCCGACAGGCATACCATCAAGCAAAATAATACGTTTATCCCCTTTTCGAACCCCATCCAAATAGCGCTGAACAATAAAAGGTTCACGATAACTTTTTTCAAACATTTCTAAGAGCGATGTCAAATTGCGATCATCCTGTTTCAGATGAAAAACACCCGCTCCCCCATTACCATAGAGCGGTTTAATAATAATATCACCAACTGTTGTTCTAAATGCCTTCACTTCTTCAATATCTTTTGTAATTAATGTTTCTGGCATTAAATCAGAAAATTCCGTAACAAAAATCTTCTCTGGGCTATTACGTACCCATACCGGATCATTCACAACCAGAATTTTAGGATGAATGCGTTCTAGAAGATGAGTTGTCGTGATATAATGCATATCAAAAGGCGGATCTTGGCGTAAAAGAACCACATCCATATCCATTAATTCTGTGCGTACAGGCTTCCCTAATTGATAATGATCTCCTTCTTTATCATGCACAGTTAATGGCTCTAACCATGCAATGATACAGCCATTATGCATAGATAAGCGATCCGGTGTGTAATGAAAAAGATGATGTCCGCGTTCTTGCGCTGCCAAAGCAAGTGCAAATGTCGTATCTCCTTGAATTTGAATCGTTGAAATATGATCCATCTGAAACGCAATTTTCATCAGTAAAATCTCCTATTGCTGAAAGCAAACTGGCTTAATAAGCCATAAACTTATTAAACGATAAAAAGACTATGACAGGAGAAAGCTCATGATACAAGAAATTGACGAAAAATTTAGCGAAGAAGAAATTGAGCGCTACGCGCGCCATATTATTTTGCCTGAAATTGGCGGAGCGGGACAACAAAAACTCAAAGCTGCCCGTGTTCTTGTTATCGGCGCAGGCGGTCTTGGCTCTTCTGTTCTAACCTATCTTGCTGCAGTAGGTGTTGGAACACTTGGAATTGTTGATGATGACATCGTTTCACTTTCTAACTTACATCGTCAAATTATCCACACGACGAATACACTTCACCAATATAAAACTGTCAGTGCTGAAAGCACTATAAAGGCAATAAACCCTCATATTACAGTTGAAAAACATAATTTACGCTTAGATGAGAGTAATGTAGATACATTGCTTAGTGCTTATCACATAATTATCGATGGCAGTGATAATTTTGCAACACGCTATTTGCTTGCTGACCGTGCTGCTCTTTTGTCTAAACCTCTAATAAGTGGTGCTATAAACCGATTTGATGGCTCATTAACAGTACTCATGCCCTATAAAGACAATAATCCTCATTATCGTGATTTATTCCCTAACCCACCAGATGCCAACATAATACCCACATGTGCTGAAGCTGGAATCATCGGGACTTTACCAGGCGTTATAGGCAACCTACAAGCAATGGAAGCCATTAAACTTATTACAAATATTGGAGATCCCTTGGTAGGAAAAATCCTTCTCTATAATGGACTATCAGCAAAATTTAATACAATTTTCTACAAACGGCCAACTTCTCAAGAAAATGCAGCAGCCATTAAATTTTGCGTATAGGAATTTTGAGGACAAGAAAAAATACGATCCGCAAAATCATACTCAACTATTTTTCCATTACGCATCACAACCACTTCATGAGCAAGTGCCTTAACAACTTTCAAATCATCACTAATAAACAGATAACCCAAGCAATACTTTTGTTGTAGACGACGTAAAAGATCAATAATTTGTGCTTGTGCACTCATATCTAAAGATGATGTTGGTTCATCAAACATAATAAAGCGCGGCTTAAGAATAATTGCATGTGCAAGAGCAATTCTCTGCCTTTGTCCACCAGAAAATTCATGGGGATAACGATCTCGTATAGAAGAATCCAGGTCAACTTCACACAACGCTTCGACTACACGATCATTGCGCTCAAAATAGGAAAGCTTGGATTCATGAATCGATAACCCTTCAGTAATGATTTCACTCACAGATATACGCGGTGAAAGTGAGCCAAAAGGATCTTGAAAAACAATCTGGATATGACGACGCAAAGGATACATCTTCTTAAAAGTAAACTTACTAATGTCAATGCCATCAAAATTAATATGACCTTCAGAAATAAACATCCGTATCAGCGCAAGCCCCAAAGTGGTTTTTCCTGAACGTGATTCACCTACAACACAAAGCGTTTGACCAGCACGAATAGTAATATCAACATCGTGAACAGCCTTTACATAATCAACTGTCCGTCGCAATAATCCCAATAAAAGTAGAAATAGCTATCAGAAGAATACTAAAAATTATTGATAATCGAAAACTATATAAAACCCGTGCAAAAATATCACGTGTCAGGGTCATCTGTTCCAAGCCAATTCCACCGACTTATGGTACAATCTGGATCGGAACCCCCTTATGAATAATTGATACACTGTACTTTCTAACCAAAAAAGAAGCGCCAATGCTGTAGTTTTATTACTGACTAGTGTACTATAAGAATAACGAACCAGTGGCCATACTGCCCAACCATATTCTGTAATTTCACTTTGAATTAAAGGATCACGAAAATCTGCTACAGCCAAACTTCTACCAAATTTTTCATCAAGATAATCACAAAAAACAGGAAAAAGGAGCTCCCCTTTATAAGAAGCGATAATGGAACGGTCGGTCATTGGCAATAAATTCTGCTGAAAAAGAACACAAAAATAAAAAAAGCCACAGTGACCAAAAAACCTCGACGATTTTGTTTAAAATTACGCCAACGACGTGCATTCAACGGAGACAAAAAGGCTGTTTCTCTAATTTAGAGTTATACACTTTACGATGTTGTGTCTTTTCCATCATAACTCCCTTTTATCGAAGTCAACGCGTGGATCAATTAGCATATAAATGATATCATAAATGAGACTAACAATAAGACCAATCAGCGAAAAAATATAAAGGGTCGCAAATACAACAGAGTAATCACGATAAACAATAGAAGTATAACCCAAAAACTCCATGCCATTTATAGAGCATTTCAATCAATAAAGA
This window contains:
- the mutM gene encoding bifunctional DNA-formamidopyrimidine glycosylase/DNA-(apurinic or apyrimidinic site) lyase translates to MPELPEVETVRRGLEPVLMGSRIISVSLGCKNLRFPFPESFSERLTGRIIIKLSRRAKYLLFHLSQNETIVSHLGMSGSWRVEDDLLRKKHSYMGKLVAHDHFIMSFQATNGKIYRLIYNDSRRFGFMLLADTMRLYEHPLLRNLGLEPIDNAVSGAYLQKAFINKKTSLKAALLDQSIVAGLGNIYVCEALWRSYLSPERRALTLASKSAHACELAKCLAQNICDVISEAIFSGGSSLRDYVHIDGSLGYFQHCFSVYGREGKECSRCGMHIVRIVQSGRSSFYCPQCQK
- a CDS encoding aminopeptidase is translated as MCFDIHMKAIFPEMLDHLAEVAVKVGLNLQKGQDLVLTAPVEALPLVRRIAYHAYKAGAGVITPILGDEALVLMRFENAHAESFDCAPSWLYEGIAKAFENGAARLAIVGDNPSLLSNQDLDKVTRLNKASSMAYKPALNKISNFAINWSIIAYPTVGWAKTMFPDLPVDEAVKKLADAIFSASRIIENDAVHAWNAHNTSLKKRSSWLNEQRFSALHFTGPGTDLIVGLADEHEWQGGASIAQNGVVCNPNIPTEEVFTTPHAYKVEGFVRSTKPLSYQGALIDNIEVRFEAGRIVDARASLGQQVLQQVLQSDEGASRLGEVALVPHSSPISKSGLLFYNTLFDENAACHIALGQCYSKCFLGGSSLTAEEIAMRGGNKSIIHIDWMIGSGEIDIDGITQAGTRVPVFRRGEWA
- a CDS encoding cell wall hydrolase; this encodes MKKNRWIMIVALSLLSFITAGCSANYLGIKKVDDNKKAKETVYPLTERQCLMRAMYFESNRSSREGMIAVGTVVMNRVNSTAYPKTICGVVGQRKQFAPGVLTRPMTERASVARVKEAADAVLRGERDKKSKNAMFFHTAGLSFPYKNMHYVRVAGGNAFYEKRARNGSLQVPINDRPYDVSFAFAQERSGNVPSFVDLDLDKRETKENEIQKAFASMEVKRKNKIDISSSFAVAQLSTIPIPMPSPNRTDRMQGSKLVQVYAIPSQSKLNAVVAMLEERYRIR
- the phoU gene encoding phosphate signaling complex protein PhoU, encoding MSMSHTVRSYDVELKYLAEKIVEMGDYAERMIECSLASIVSDDLHLAAKVISDDLFLDEAERDINEKAMTIICRRQPMAVDLREIVGAIRISSDLERIGDMAKNIAKRAVAISEIRQPAAFYRGLEAITALALNQLKEVLDAYTHRLLDRTDAVRDRDNKIDALYTSLFRELLTYMMEDMRNITVCTHLLFCAKSVERIGDHVTNIAETLHYIITGHYMSFDRPRDDLTYEVGVKDKKID
- the pstB gene encoding phosphate ABC transporter ATP-binding protein PstB gives rise to the protein MKIKMRGQNVKVFYGGKEALHGITLDILKHKVTALIGPSGCGKSTFLRCFNRMNDIIEGAKVTGLVTLDDENIYDSQIDVVELRTRVGMVFQKPNPFPKSIFENVAYGPRIHGLVKSRAELHDVVEKSLRQAGLFEEVKDRLHGAGTSLSGGQQQRLCIARAIAVNPEVILMDEPCSALDPIATARIEELIDALRENYTIVIVTHSMQQAARVSQYTAMFHLGHLVEVGETEMMFTSPKEERTQDYITGRFG
- the pstA gene encoding phosphate ABC transporter permease PstA — translated: MKEHSLSHRRNIGLKRRYWAERRFRAYGLIAIFIGLSFLAILLWSVISRGYTAFFQSEMALSVYLDEKIIDPNGQRMINPKILMTANYPLLISNALATKLGVDHNDQVLMRNVSRMFSHGIRVQLRDMVIKNPNLIGTTQKIKVLAAADIDSACKGQINLHVTGKNRKIFDQRIEWMKHLTDDGTLYQAFNYGFFISGASSRPETSGLGVAIMGSLFMMIIVLMGSLPIGMATAIYLEEYGHKNKLTDLIEININNLAAVPSIIFGLLGLSVFINVCGMPRSASFVGGLVLTLMTLPTIIIATRSALRAVPFSIRAAALGLGASKTQMVFHHVVPLAAPGILTGTIIGLAQALGETAPLLLVGMVAFVANIPTTPMDPATALPVQIFMWAGEAERAFVEKTSGAIIVLMIFLAVMNIAAVLLRRRFERRW
- the pstC gene encoding phosphate ABC transporter permease subunit PstC, which gives rise to MPVSLVISLLLILGCIGFCISYMRASHLESTGLKMHSRAHYYGWWTFVMIVIPALVFLMSWHSGSLVYLEYSALQEVEAVEESIIETVNRDIVWATICSLVKIMHNFEEILSIASYGDVRTQLLAKGFVLPVEAPEYVLRIAKSWYFFSEKLQFIGRILLFIIAFGGFVFGVMHVAPHQRVRNKVERLIIIGLFCASTMTVLITIGIVASMFFQTVSFFQFVPFSNFFFGTVWDPRFSASGSGDEIGQFGLIPLLAGTFYIAFVAMIFAVPVGLFAAIYMAEYASSKLRSIVKPLLEVLAGIPTIVYGFFALMVVGPFLRDLSIALSGGTGFIMAQSVLTAGLVMGIMLIPFVSSLSDDIITAVPHSLREGSYGLGVTQSETIKKVVIPAALPGIVGAILLTASRAIGETMIVVLAAGVAANLTLNPFEAMTTMTVKIVNQLTGDLEFNSPQTLVAFALGMTLFVFTLLMNIFALYIVRKYREHYE
- a CDS encoding PstS family phosphate ABC transporter substrate-binding protein, with translation MSKLSSVGVGLIFMVTSLVDVSNARDRIQIAGSSTVLPYVKIVAETFGEVYPNFRIPVVESGGSGAGIKEFCRGIGKSTIDIVNTSRAMKPSELRSCFDAGVKDIEEVRIGYDGIVFATDISGPDWELRPIDIYKALAAQVMVNGKLQPNKVRKWSAVNSALPDWVIAVYIPGEKHGTREVFEEKLLIEGCKDSGAVKAMKALGMNDKEINAACIAVRKDGKAIDIDGDYSETFARLTSHKTGIGVFSWSFYENNADKIKVVRINDVEPITETIFSGQYPVSRPLFFYVKKEHLGIVPGLWEYVDFFLSEEMIGPDGPLAEYGLVIAPEKERQEQRDSFSASTVMTLK
- the gshB gene encoding glutathione synthase is translated as MKIAFQMDHISTIQIQGDTTFALALAAQERGHHLFHYTPDRLSMHNGCIIAWLEPLTVHDKEGDHYQLGKPVRTELMDMDVVLLRQDPPFDMHYITTTHLLERIHPKILVVNDPVWVRNSPEKIFVTEFSDLMPETLITKDIEEVKAFRTTVGDIIIKPLYGNGGAGVFHLKQDDRNLTSLLEMFEKSYREPFIVQRYLDGVRKGDKRIILLDGMPVGAINRVPAETDVRSNMHVGGRAENTDLTERDHEICARIGSVLRERGFFLVGIDVIGDYITEINVTSPTGIREIKRFGGADIASLFWDIIESKRSR
- a CDS encoding molybdopterin-synthase adenylyltransferase MoeB; translated protein: MIQEIDEKFSEEEIERYARHIILPEIGGAGQQKLKAARVLVIGAGGLGSSVLTYLAAVGVGTLGIVDDDIVSLSNLHRQIIHTTNTLHQYKTVSAESTIKAINPHITVEKHNLRLDESNVDTLLSAYHIIIDGSDNFATRYLLADRAALLSKPLISGAINRFDGSLTVLMPYKDNNPHYRDLFPNPPDANIIPTCAEAGIIGTLPGVIGNLQAMEAIKLITNIGDPLVGKILLYNGLSAKFNTIFYKRPTSQENAAAIKFCV